In Corynebacterium ulcerans, one genomic interval encodes:
- a CDS encoding SDR family NAD(P)-dependent oxidoreductase → MRTIVITGASDGIGAAAARLLAAQHPDDRLVLVGRNPQKTAAIAEAVGAEFFCADYSSLTDVRRLAHDLLAACDRIDVLANNAGGIFDGPIITEDGFEQTFQINYLAPFLLTHELFPLLEKSNAHVIMTSSLANVLFGRLDFDDLMGVKDYKTNRAYGTSKLADLLFARSLHQKFQHRGISAVSFHPGVVLTNFAQESHGFLSRFYKNPLASKLSISAEQGGKNLAYFIDGTPTITWQSGLYYNDKLRPGVVNPLARSQRAADTLFTRTESMLGIHFGQPDATH, encoded by the coding sequence ATGCGAACAATCGTGATTACCGGTGCAAGTGACGGAATCGGGGCAGCTGCAGCACGGCTACTAGCTGCGCAGCACCCAGACGATAGATTGGTGTTAGTGGGAAGGAATCCACAGAAAACAGCAGCTATAGCGGAAGCTGTCGGGGCTGAATTTTTCTGCGCGGACTATTCCTCACTCACCGATGTACGTCGATTAGCCCACGATCTCTTAGCTGCTTGCGATCGTATCGATGTGCTTGCCAATAATGCTGGCGGTATCTTCGATGGCCCCATCATCACTGAAGACGGTTTTGAGCAAACGTTCCAGATCAACTACCTGGCACCTTTTCTGCTCACCCACGAGCTGTTCCCCCTCCTTGAGAAGTCAAACGCTCACGTTATTATGACCTCTAGTCTGGCCAATGTGCTCTTTGGTCGCCTGGATTTTGATGACCTCATGGGGGTCAAAGACTACAAAACAAACCGTGCCTATGGCACCAGCAAGCTCGCAGACTTGTTGTTTGCGAGGTCGCTACATCAAAAATTTCAGCATCGCGGAATCAGCGCGGTCTCATTCCACCCAGGCGTGGTACTCACCAACTTCGCCCAAGAATCACATGGCTTCCTTAGCCGCTTCTACAAGAACCCCTTGGCCAGCAAATTGAGTATTTCTGCAGAACAAGGTGGAAAAAACCTGGCGTATTTTATTGACGGCACCCCCACTATCACGTGGCAATCAGGCCTCTACTACAACGACAAGCTTCGTCCTGGTGTGGTCAATCCGCTGGCACGTTCACAACGGGCCGCAGACACTCTTTTCACGCGCACCGAGTCCATGCTCGGCATCCATTTTGGCCAGCCAGACGCCACTCATTGA
- the pth gene encoding aminoacyl-tRNA hydrolase — protein MTFRELLQRIFTPKKAFNQPHTETAVHRPTPEWIVIGLGNPGNTYARNRHNVGYMAVDALLEGTPLTQRRGLPVEEARLKIGQHEIAVLRSTTYMNNSGEAIAPIAEEYGIAADHIIILHDELDLPHGTVRIKKGGNENGHNGLKSSSALLNTRDYLRIRMGISRPPKGMSVPDYVLGDVEHDEALDTMIARSAEAVRLVVSAGIAQAQHTIHSA, from the coding sequence ATGACGTTTAGAGAATTGTTGCAGCGTATCTTCACACCTAAGAAAGCGTTCAATCAGCCGCACACGGAGACAGCTGTTCATCGCCCGACCCCCGAGTGGATCGTCATCGGACTTGGTAACCCGGGAAACACTTATGCCAGAAATCGACACAACGTGGGATACATGGCTGTCGACGCTCTCCTAGAGGGCACCCCGCTCACCCAGCGGCGAGGCTTACCCGTGGAGGAAGCACGTCTTAAGATTGGTCAACACGAGATCGCTGTGCTGCGTTCCACCACCTACATGAACAACTCGGGGGAAGCGATCGCCCCTATCGCAGAAGAATACGGCATTGCAGCAGATCACATCATTATTCTGCATGATGAGTTGGACCTTCCCCACGGTACTGTTCGTATCAAAAAGGGAGGCAATGAAAACGGCCACAATGGCCTTAAATCAAGCAGCGCATTGTTAAATACCCGCGATTACCTGAGGATACGCATGGGAATTTCGCGTCCGCCGAAGGGGATGTCTGTGCCGGATTATGTCCTCGGCGATGTTGAGCATGATGAGGCTCTTGACACCATGATCGCACGGTCTGCAGAAGCGGTGCGGCTTGTTGTCAGTGCCGGAATCGCACAGGCACAACACACAATCCACTCCGCATAG